A segment of the Sulfitobacter sp. D7 genome:
CGAAGAACATGAAGAACGACATCACCGAGCTCAGCACGTCCGCCCCCACCGGGCGGCCATCATAGCGCGGGGTAAAGACGCCATGGGGCGAGCGGATCCGCCGCAACTGCGCGCGGATCGAGGCAAAGAGCAGTTGATAGCGGAAGACCTTGATCGAACAGGTGGTTGAGCCCGCGCAGCCGCCGATCAAGCCGATGAAAAAGAACAGCGCCACGGCAAAGCTGCCCCATTGCATATAATCTGCCGAGGCATAGCCGGTGCCGGAGATGATTGAAGTGATGTTAAAGACCGCCTCGCGCAAGATCCGCTCGGACTCGTAGGTCGTGCCGCTGCGCAGGACGAAAAAGACAATCACCACCAGAAAGGTCAAGGTCATGAAAAAGCCGCGCACCTGCGGGTCGCGGTGCAGGGCCACGGGGTTGCCGTTGATAAGCTGCACATAGCGCACGAAAGGCAGGGCTGCGAGGATCATAAAGATCGCCGCGACATATTCGGCGGGGCCAGAGAAGGTGCTGAACGAGGCATCGTAGTTAGAGAACCCCCCCGTCGACACAGTGGTCAGCGCATGAACCGTCGCGTCGAAGGTGCTCATCCCGAGGGCAAGATAGCTCAGCATACAAGCCAGCGTCAGCCAAAGGTAGATCACCGAAATCTGAGTCGCGATTTGCCCCGCGCGGGGCAGGATTTTTCCAAAGGTGTCAAAGGATTCAGATTTGAAAATCTGCATACCACCGACCCGCAACTCGGGCAGGAACACCATGGCGACCACGACGATACCGATGCCGCCCAGCCATTGCAGAATACCGCGCCAGATCAGCAACCCCTTGGGCAGGTCTTCTAACCCGGTCAGCACCGTGGCCCCGGTGGTCGTCAGCCCCGACATCGCCTCGAACATCGCGTCGGTGACGCTGGCATCGGTCGCGCCCAGCACGAAGGGCAAGGCCCCGAACAGCGGCAGCATCAGCCAGACGCCGGTGGTGAGCATAAATGTCTGTTGGATGGTAAGCCCTTCGCGGACCCCATTGGCGCTGGCAAGGGCGATCATACCGCCACCCAACGTCGTGATCAGTGCGCTTTCGACGAAGACCCACCAATGGCCCCGGCCCTCGGCCAGATCGACCAAGATCGGGATGATCATGGCAAGGCCAAGCACGGCCACCAAAAGGCCCACGACATATCCGACAGGTCGTATATCCAACATGGGCGCAGCGTTGGCTTGGCCGCTCGTCGCTGTCAAGCCGAGACGGGACCGGGGCGCGATTTGGCCCCGGTCCGTGTCGTCTTAGATGTAGTAGAGGTCTTTGAAAACGTGGTGAACGATGTCGTCACGCTTGATGCCCATGGCGGACAGTTCTTCGTCGCTTTTCGCTTGCAGGCCTTGGACCTGCTCAAAACGGCGGTGGGCGGTGGAGCCCACCATGATGCCATGGCCGATCCCCGCAAAAAAGCGACGCAGACCGGCGCCGGCGCGCCGCAGCCCTTCAAAGGGAGAGACGGAGTGGGCGGGATGAGCAGTGCTCTGGTAGGTCATCTGATTGCCTTTGCAATTTCCAGTATTTCGATGACCGCTAGATAGGCAATGCTGCGCCGCAGCAGAACCGACGTTTTCGCATAGCCGCTGGTCGGGACTTGCAGGGCTGACGGGGCGACAATCGCCATATCTGCGCTAAGTCACCCGGAATGCCCCGCAAAGGGGCGCGGCGCGGGACGCGGACAACCATCGCGCGATTGCCGCGCAGCGCCGGGTCAGCCCACGTGAAAGAGCGTGTTGAAAAGCTTGGGGTCGATGCTCTGCGCCGCGAAGGTCTCGCCTTGGGTCAGCACGCTGATCGCATCATGGCTGTGCAAGCTTTCTTGATGGCTGGCGACGATGCGGAAATCCCCCACCCGTCCATCGGCCAAAAGCTGTTCACAAAACAGCCGCGCGGCATCCTCAACAAAGATCGGATTCGCGGCGTTGAGTTCGGCGAACGCCTGTTCGTCCTCGCGCTTGACCATGACCTGCGTCTCGGTCGGCACGGCGCGGCGGCAAATCTCGATGAGGTCTTCGAACCACAGGCAATCGCCCTCGTCCTGCGTCTCGACCGAAATGCGCGCCACGGAGCGCTGCGAATGCGGCGTGGCCAATTGCCCCCGCGTTTCCCGCGCATGTTCGCTGAGTTCCAGCGAACAGGGGCAGGTGCTGGAATAGACGTAATCGAGATGCACGATCTTTTTGCGCTCTCCGTCCTGCTCAACCAACTCCAGCGCGATGTCGTAATACTGATAGCCCGTCAGCCCCGAGCGCAGGCTGGCGATCTTCATCGGAAAAGAGAATCGCATCTGAATCCGTGCGTCCAAGCTTTCGAGATCGGTCTTATAATCATCCAGCGCCGCTTCGATCACCTCAAAGCTAAAGGTCGCCTCCGCATGGCGGTAAAAGCTTCGCATGATGCGGGACATGTTGATGCCCTTCTTTTCCGCATCAAGCGACACCGAACCGGTCACAGAGGTTTCCAGCCGCATATCCCCGCCCTCACGGCTGCGATAGCGGATCGGCAGGCGAAAGTTCGAGATGCCGACATGCTGGATCAACTGCTGCGCGCCCCGGATCAGGCTGGAGGGGCCGTTTTGCAAATCAGGCAAGCTCGCGCGGTAGTTGTCACCCGCGGTGAAGTCTTCGGGGTAGGCACGGCTCAGCGCCGGGTAGTCGGCGGGCGCGAGCATCCGCGCCATCGCCGGGTCAAGGGCTGCAATCTCTGCCGGGGTGGCCGTTTCGGCCCAAGCGCGCAGGGTGGCGAGCGCAGCCTCCGCAGCGCTTCGATCCGGTGTTTCGGACATCTCAGTCACGATGTTCATTGCGCGGCCCTCCGGTCTGTCATCCTCAATGTATGATGCGCGGGGCCAAAATGCCACCGCGCCTGCGACACATCAGGTCAGGCTTGCGCCGCCGCGTCCAAGGCTTGCAACAGATCGGCCTTGAGATCGCCGGTATATTCTAGCCCCACGCTGACCCGCACGAGGCCCGGCGTAATGCCCAAAAGGTCTTTGGTTTCCTGCGGCAAACGCTGGTGCGTCGTGGTGGCCGGGTGGGTCACGATGGTCTTCGCATCGCCAAGGTTGTTGGAAATCACCCCCACCTGCAGCGCATTCAGGAACGCGAAAGCAGCCGCTTTGCCGCCCTTGAGGTCAATCGAGAGCACGGTGCCCCCTGCCCCCATCTGCTTCATCGCAAGCGCGTTTTGCGGATGCGCGGAGAGGCCGGGGTAAAGCACCCGCGCCAGTTCGGCGTGGCCCTCCAGCGCTTCTGCCAATTCCTGTGCGCTGGCCGCCTGTGCCCGCACCCGCAGGTCGATGGTTTCCAACCCCTTGAGCATGATCCACGCGGTGAAGGGGCTCATCGAGCCGCCGGTGTGTTTCATATAAGGCTCAAGCGTGCCACGGATGAAATCGCGGCTGCCCAGCACCACACCGCCAAGCGCGCGGCCCTGCCCGTCGATATGTTTGGTCGCCGAATAGACCACCACATCCGCCCCCTGCGAAATCGCGCGGGAGAATACCGGCGTGGCAAACACGTTATCGACCACCACCAGCGCGCCCTTAGCATGGGCCAGCTTAGCGACGGATTCGATGTCGATCACCTCAAGCGTGGGGTTGGCAACGGATTCAAAGAACACCGCGCGGGTGTCATCCCGGATCGCCGCCTCCCATGCGCCCAGATCGCTGCCGTCGACGAAGGTGACCTCAACGCCATAGCGGCCAAGGATTTCTTCGAGCACATAGATACAGGAGCCGAAAAGCGCCCGGGCCGACACCACATGATCGCCCGCCTTCAGCATCGAGATCAGCGCGCCCGACACCGCCGCCATGCCGCTGGCGGTGGCGAATGCGTCTTCGGCCCCTTCCAGCGTGGCGATACGGTCTTCGAACATCGCGACCGTCGGGTTGCCGTAGCGGGCATAGATGAACTCATCCGGGCCAGTTTCCTCGAACCGGGCCTCGGCCTGTTCGGCACTGTCATAGACGAACCCTTGGGTGAGGTAGATCGCCTCGCTCACCTCGCCATATTGGCTGCGGCGGGTGCCTGCGTGGATCGCTTGGGTGCGCGCGTGACGGTCGTTGCTCATGTATCTCATCCTTCCGGCCCGACCTTGCGGGCATAAAAAAACCCCAGACGCGGCCAAGCGAAAGGGGGTCTTTCATCCTGACCTTTTAGCGGCATGTTTAACGTGGCCCACAATCCGGTAACAAATCGCCACGCGGGGTGGATTACGCCGCGCGACGCTGCAGGTCAACAGTTTCGCGCGGGCATGGTTTAAATTCGGGTCAGCTTTGATCTTTCTTCTCGCCGTAGGCTTCGAACAGCTTGCCCTGCGCCATGAAGAAAACGAAAATCGCCGCCGTCAGGCCGAAGGTTTTGAAATAGACCCATGTGTCGGTCGAAAAGAACCGCCAGATCAGCTCATTCGCCAACGCGAGGCCAAAGAAGAAAAACATCAGCCGCTTGGTCAGCAGCATCCAGCCCTCATCGCGCAGGGGCATCATCTCTTCCATGACGTATTTCAGATAGGACTGCCCGCGCAGCAGGCCAACCGCCAAAAGGCCGCCAAAGAGCACATAGATCAACGTCGGTTTCATCTTGAAAAAGCGGTCGTCGTTCAGCCAGACCGACAGCCCGCCAAAGATCACTACCAGCACCACGGTGGCGACCTGCATCCGGCTCAGCTTGCCCGTCAGCGCCCAGAGCGCGCCGGTCGACAGCACCAGCAAAGGCACGAACATCGCGGTGACGACGATGAAGCCATCGTACTCCGTGCCGCCGAAGGTATAGGTATTATCCTTCAGCCACAGATAGGCGACGAGGAAGGCCAACACCGGCCCATATTCCAAGCCTGCACGCAGCATTGGGTTGATCTCTCTTGGTTCTGACATGCCTGTTCCTTCAGCCGCCCATTTCAACAATCACCGCCCCGGCCGCGATCAACGCCATCAGCGCGACGCGGCGCGGGCCGACGGTTTCTTTCAGCACCAGCACGCCGATCAGCGCGGCAAAGACGGTCGATGTCTCGCGCAGCACTGCCGCCTCGCCCACCTTATCAAGCCGCGTGGCCAGCATGACCGACCCAAAGCTCGCAAAAGCGATAAACCCGCCGATCACGCCGCGCAGCATCAGCGGCGCGACCTCGGGTGGGTTCTCCATCCGGTGCCAGCGCCGCCATGCAATCACCGGCATCACCAACCCGTCGATCATGAAAAACCACGCGAGAAAGGTAAACGGGTCCGCCGTGGCGCGAATGCCATAGGCGTCATATGTGGTGTAAAGCGCCACGAACAAGCCCGTCAGCACCGCAAGCCCCAAGGCCGCGTGCAGCGTATCGCGCGCCGCGACCAGATTGCGCAGATTATAAACCGCCAGCCCGAAGATACCGCTCAGCAGCACGGCCACACCCAGCCACTGCACCGCGTTGAAGCGCTCGCCAAAGATCAGATAGGCGCCGACCACGGCAAACAGCGGCCCCGTGCCGCGCACCACCGGGTAGACCACCGTATAAGCACCCTTGGTATAGGCCCAAGCCTGTAACAGTTTATAGATCACATGGATCACGAAGGCGCCGAGGAAGATCAGCCACATATGCGGCTCGGGCCATGGCACGACGAACAGCGCAAAGGGCGCGGCCATCACACCATAGGAGACATCAATCGCCCCGCGCGTGAGCCACGGATCATGCCGCCCCTTTTGCAGCGCGCCAAAGACCGCATGCAAAAAGGCCGCCGAAAGCGCCAACCAAAGCGCCGCGGTATGGCCCGCGGGCGTGCCTTCGATCGACAGGATCCATTCGGTCATCGCGGAACCACCACAGCGGCGAGAGGTTTATTCCTCAAAACCTTTATCACCAACGGAAATTCCATGTTTGAAAGCCTGCTCGCCGACCTGACCAACAGTTTTTCCAAAGTGCCCGTCACTGTCGCTGCCGCGCGGCTGCTGATGGCCGCGTTTCTGGCGGGCGTTGTGGGGTTTGAGCGCGAGCGGCGGGACAAGCCTGCGGGGCTGCGCACACATATCATGGTGGCCATCGCGGCCTGCCTGTTCATCATCATCGGGCAAGAACTGGGCAGTCTGGAGTTCGGAGAGGGCGACCAGATGCGCTTTGATCCGCTGCGTTTGATCGAAGCGGTCACGGCGGGCGTCGCCTTCCTTGCCGCGGGGATCATTTTCACCTCCAACGGCGAAGTGCGCAACATCACCACCGGCGCGTCGATGTGGTTGGCCGGTGCCATTGGTCTTGCTTGCGGCGCGGGGCAGATTTTGCTCGCCTGTCTTACGGCAGGGATTGTGGTCAGCGTTCTGACGGTATTGCGCTGGATCGAGCGAAAGCTCGGCACCCACGAGTAATCAGAGCCGCCGCGCAGGGCGACCAAGGCGTCGCTAGGCATCCGTACCAACCAATGCGGCGGCAAATTCATCGGGATCAAACGGGGACAGATCGTCAATCTGCTCGCCCACACCCACCGCATGGATCGGCAGACCGAAACGATCCGCCAGCGCCACCAGAACGCCCCCCTTTGCGGTGCCGTCGAGTTTGGTCATAACCAGACCGCTGACGTCGGAAATCTCTTGAAAAACCTTCACTTGGTTCAGTGCGTTCTG
Coding sequences within it:
- a CDS encoding TrkH family potassium uptake protein, whose protein sequence is MLDIRPVGYVVGLLVAVLGLAMIIPILVDLAEGRGHWWVFVESALITTLGGGMIALASANGVREGLTIQQTFMLTTGVWLMLPLFGALPFVLGATDASVTDAMFEAMSGLTTTGATVLTGLEDLPKGLLIWRGILQWLGGIGIVVVAMVFLPELRVGGMQIFKSESFDTFGKILPRAGQIATQISVIYLWLTLACMLSYLALGMSTFDATVHALTTVSTGGFSNYDASFSTFSGPAEYVAAIFMILAALPFVRYVQLINGNPVALHRDPQVRGFFMTLTFLVVIVFFVLRSGTTYESERILREAVFNITSIISGTGYASADYMQWGSFAVALFFFIGLIGGCAGSTTCSIKVFRYQLLFASIRAQLRRIRSPHGVFTPRYDGRPVGADVLSSVMSFFMFFVVSLGLISVALSLTGLDFVTSVSGAAAALANIGPGLGEIIGPAGNFSSLNDTAKWILIIAMWIGRLELLAVYVMFTAKFWRA
- the folE2 gene encoding GTP cyclohydrolase FolE2 — translated: MNIVTEMSETPDRSAAEAALATLRAWAETATPAEIAALDPAMARMLAPADYPALSRAYPEDFTAGDNYRASLPDLQNGPSSLIRGAQQLIQHVGISNFRLPIRYRSREGGDMRLETSVTGSVSLDAEKKGINMSRIMRSFYRHAEATFSFEVIEAALDDYKTDLESLDARIQMRFSFPMKIASLRSGLTGYQYYDIALELVEQDGERKKIVHLDYVYSSTCPCSLELSEHARETRGQLATPHSQRSVARISVETQDEGDCLWFEDLIEICRRAVPTETQVMVKREDEQAFAELNAANPIFVEDAARLFCEQLLADGRVGDFRIVASHQESLHSHDAISVLTQGETFAAQSIDPKLFNTLFHVG
- the metZ gene encoding O-succinylhomoserine sulfhydrylase is translated as MSNDRHARTQAIHAGTRRSQYGEVSEAIYLTQGFVYDSAEQAEARFEETGPDEFIYARYGNPTVAMFEDRIATLEGAEDAFATASGMAAVSGALISMLKAGDHVVSARALFGSCIYVLEEILGRYGVEVTFVDGSDLGAWEAAIRDDTRAVFFESVANPTLEVIDIESVAKLAHAKGALVVVDNVFATPVFSRAISQGADVVVYSATKHIDGQGRALGGVVLGSRDFIRGTLEPYMKHTGGSMSPFTAWIMLKGLETIDLRVRAQAASAQELAEALEGHAELARVLYPGLSAHPQNALAMKQMGAGGTVLSIDLKGGKAAAFAFLNALQVGVISNNLGDAKTIVTHPATTTHQRLPQETKDLLGITPGLVRVSVGLEYTGDLKADLLQALDAAAQA
- a CDS encoding inner membrane-spanning protein YciB; amino-acid sequence: MSEPREINPMLRAGLEYGPVLAFLVAYLWLKDNTYTFGGTEYDGFIVVTAMFVPLLVLSTGALWALTGKLSRMQVATVVLVVIFGGLSVWLNDDRFFKMKPTLIYVLFGGLLAVGLLRGQSYLKYVMEEMMPLRDEGWMLLTKRLMFFFFGLALANELIWRFFSTDTWVYFKTFGLTAAIFVFFMAQGKLFEAYGEKKDQS
- a CDS encoding DMT family transporter, whose product is MTEWILSIEGTPAGHTAALWLALSAAFLHAVFGALQKGRHDPWLTRGAIDVSYGVMAAPFALFVVPWPEPHMWLIFLGAFVIHVIYKLLQAWAYTKGAYTVVYPVVRGTGPLFAVVGAYLIFGERFNAVQWLGVAVLLSGIFGLAVYNLRNLVAARDTLHAALGLAVLTGLFVALYTTYDAYGIRATADPFTFLAWFFMIDGLVMPVIAWRRWHRMENPPEVAPLMLRGVIGGFIAFASFGSVMLATRLDKVGEAAVLRETSTVFAALIGVLVLKETVGPRRVALMALIAAGAVIVEMGG
- a CDS encoding MgtC/SapB family protein → MFESLLADLTNSFSKVPVTVAAARLLMAAFLAGVVGFERERRDKPAGLRTHIMVAIAACLFIIIGQELGSLEFGEGDQMRFDPLRLIEAVTAGVAFLAAGIIFTSNGEVRNITTGASMWLAGAIGLACGAGQILLACLTAGIVVSVLTVLRWIERKLGTHE